The following proteins are encoded in a genomic region of Mycobacteriales bacterium:
- a CDS encoding response regulator: MAELLAESAHAKGLELIVAVDPDPPPVLRGDPTRLRQVLINLAGNAIKFTATGEVVIACTAAAAGDGFEIRGEVRDTGIGMTDEIRAKIFASFTQADSSTTRRYGGTGLGLAIVRRLVELMGGTVSVESTPGVGSTFTFTARLAPGRGTPVVSRAGRLRRTRVLLVDDIPANLTVLAAHMAAWGPEAAEASNAVDALTLARDAETAGKPFDVVLSDYIMPGRDGLELADDLARELEHPPPVIILSSAGGRDAARGRDTVNVARFLVKPVRRSQLFDAIGSAIGAVPSRTATPRATSDGAAPAANGTRVLVADDNAMNLRLATLILEKAGYAVDGVANGAEAVEAVARGRYGAVLMDCEMPVMDGYAAAREIRRREGDGRRSPIIAVTASALAGDAERALAAGMDAHVTKPIDHHELYTALNRLLATDTPVVGPQGPSAPEAGDFDERALEQLRELDGTGEDLRSLVAIFLRDTPVSVDALTEAAQLHDLETVRTLAHTVRGSASMLGAVGLARLCAEIEHDAHSGKPPHTALIEALALALEHITTWLTDHTTFSGPPRST; the protein is encoded by the coding sequence GTGGCCGAGCTGCTGGCCGAATCCGCCCACGCCAAGGGCCTGGAGCTGATCGTCGCCGTCGATCCTGATCCACCCCCCGTCCTGCGGGGCGACCCCACCCGGCTCCGTCAGGTGCTCATCAACCTGGCGGGTAACGCCATCAAGTTCACCGCCACCGGCGAAGTCGTGATCGCCTGCACCGCCGCGGCCGCCGGTGACGGGTTCGAGATCCGTGGCGAGGTGCGCGACACCGGCATCGGCATGACCGATGAGATCCGCGCCAAGATCTTCGCCAGCTTCACCCAGGCCGACTCGTCGACCACCCGACGCTACGGCGGCACCGGGCTCGGTCTGGCCATCGTACGTCGTCTCGTCGAGCTGATGGGCGGCACCGTCTCCGTCGAGAGCACCCCCGGTGTCGGGTCGACGTTCACGTTCACCGCCCGCCTCGCCCCGGGCCGCGGGACGCCCGTCGTGAGCCGGGCTGGGCGGCTGCGCCGCACCCGGGTACTGCTCGTCGACGACATCCCCGCCAACCTGACCGTGCTCGCTGCCCACATGGCGGCGTGGGGGCCGGAGGCAGCCGAGGCGTCCAACGCCGTCGACGCGCTCACCCTCGCCCGCGACGCCGAGACCGCCGGGAAGCCGTTCGACGTGGTCCTCTCCGACTACATCATGCCTGGCCGCGATGGCCTTGAGCTCGCCGACGACCTCGCCCGGGAGCTCGAACACCCGCCACCGGTCATCATCCTTTCCTCGGCGGGAGGTCGAGACGCGGCCCGAGGCCGAGACACGGTCAACGTGGCGCGATTCCTGGTGAAACCGGTCCGCCGCTCCCAGCTCTTCGACGCGATCGGGTCAGCGATCGGGGCCGTCCCGAGCCGCACCGCGACACCTCGCGCGACCAGCGACGGAGCGGCACCTGCCGCGAACGGCACCCGGGTGCTGGTCGCCGACGACAACGCCATGAACCTGCGTCTGGCGACGCTGATCCTCGAGAAAGCGGGCTACGCCGTCGACGGGGTCGCCAACGGCGCCGAAGCGGTGGAAGCGGTCGCCCGCGGTCGTTACGGGGCCGTCCTGATGGACTGCGAGATGCCGGTCATGGACGGCTACGCGGCGGCTCGCGAGATCCGACGCCGCGAGGGCGACGGCCGGCGGAGCCCGATCATCGCGGTCACCGCCAGCGCCCTGGCGGGCGACGCCGAGCGCGCCCTCGCCGCCGGCATGGACGCCCACGTCACCAAGCCGATCGACCACCACGAGCTGTACACCGCGCTCAACCGCCTGCTCGCCACCGACACCCCGGTCGTCGGTCCGCAGGGACCGTCCGCGCCTGAGGCGGGTGACTTCGACGAGCGGGCCCTCGAGCAGCTCCGCGAGCTCGACGGCACAGGTGAGGACCTCCGCAGCCTCGTGGCGATCTTCCTTCGAGACACTCCCGTGAGCGTGGACGCGCTGACCGAGGCCGCGCAGCTACACGACCTCGAGACCGTTCGCACGCTCGCCCACACGGTGCGAGGGTCCGCCAGCATGCTCGGGGCCGTCGGCCTCGCACGCCTGTGCGCCGAGATCGAGCACGACGCTCACAGCGGGAAGCCACCGCACACCGCGCTCATCGAGGCTCTCGCTCTGGCGCTCGAGCACATCACCACCTGGCTCACCGACCACACGACCTTCAGCGGTCCACCCAGGAGCACGTAG
- a CDS encoding bifunctional RNase H/acid phosphatase has protein sequence MSRVVVEADGGSRGNPGPAGYGAVVLDGVTGEVLAERAAGIGVATNNVAEYAGLIAGLTAALELGAADVDVRMDSKLVVEQMSGRWQVKHPSMKPLAKEASELVRRLERVRFSWIPREKNKLADALANAAMDAAARGEVWVSAGASQPDDAASAWLAEHDVAPVAPVPETTPNRLSGWQDSPAPPTTTWLLRHGQTVLSVEKRFSGVGDQELTEVGRAQAAAAARRVTTLGAVVVVTSPVRRARQTAEAVAAAAGLELVVEDGFRETDFGDWEGYTFGEVRQQWPRELDAWLADTAVAPPYGESFDATATRVRQARDRVIRTHPGKTVVVVSHVTPIKTLLRFALDAPPSALYRMHLDLACLSQVQWFADGPAVVRSLNDTAHLGDLPR, from the coding sequence ATCTCGCGCGTCGTCGTCGAGGCCGACGGCGGCTCGCGCGGCAACCCTGGGCCCGCGGGCTACGGCGCGGTCGTGCTCGACGGCGTCACCGGCGAGGTCCTCGCCGAGCGGGCAGCGGGGATCGGGGTGGCGACCAACAACGTCGCGGAGTACGCCGGGTTGATCGCGGGCCTCACCGCCGCGCTGGAGCTCGGTGCCGCCGACGTCGACGTGCGGATGGACTCCAAGCTCGTCGTCGAGCAGATGTCGGGCCGCTGGCAGGTCAAGCACCCGTCGATGAAGCCGCTCGCGAAGGAGGCCTCCGAGCTGGTCCGGCGCCTCGAGCGGGTGCGCTTCTCCTGGATCCCCAGGGAGAAGAACAAGCTCGCCGACGCCCTCGCCAACGCCGCGATGGATGCCGCCGCGCGCGGCGAGGTCTGGGTCTCGGCGGGGGCGTCGCAGCCCGATGACGCGGCCTCCGCCTGGCTCGCCGAGCACGACGTGGCCCCCGTCGCGCCCGTGCCGGAGACGACCCCCAACCGGCTGTCGGGCTGGCAGGACTCGCCCGCGCCGCCCACCACGACCTGGCTGCTGCGCCACGGGCAGACGGTGCTGTCGGTCGAGAAGCGCTTCTCCGGTGTCGGTGACCAGGAGCTCACCGAGGTCGGCCGCGCCCAGGCCGCCGCGGCCGCGCGTCGGGTCACGACCCTCGGCGCCGTCGTCGTCGTCACCTCACCCGTGCGCCGGGCCCGCCAGACCGCCGAGGCGGTCGCGGCCGCTGCCGGCCTCGAGCTCGTCGTCGAGGACGGCTTCCGGGAGACCGACTTCGGCGACTGGGAGGGCTACACCTTCGGCGAGGTCCGCCAGCAGTGGCCGCGCGAGCTCGACGCCTGGCTCGCCGACACCGCAGTGGCCCCGCCCTACGGCGAGTCCTTCGACGCCACCGCCACCCGGGTCCGCCAGGCCCGCGACCGCGTCATCCGCACCCACCCCGGCAAGACGGTCGTCGTGGTCTCCCACGTGACGCCCATCAAGACGCTGCTGCGCTTCGCCCTCGACGCTCCGCCATCGGCGCTCTACCGGATGCACCTCGACCTGGCCTGCCTGTCGCAGGTGCAGTGGTTCGCCGACGGGCCGGCGGTGGTCCGCTCGCTCAACGACACCGCCCACCTCGGCGACCTGCCTCGCTGA
- a CDS encoding C4-type zinc ribbon domain-containing protein has protein sequence MKADPFVQLRLLDLQALDSALDRLAHKRKTLPEIAEMARLEGLVDALRDDLVRAETEVSDLQRDLTKVEAEVEQVRARRARDEERLASGAITQPKQLQDLEHEVATLTRRQSDLEDGELEVMERLEAAQAVLDEHTAARSGHLAARSEAEAARDVAFVEIDADIVRITAERAEMAATFPDDLLALYEKIRSAEGGVGAGAIGRGACGGCRLDLMGNEKAAIRAAAVDEVLRHEECGRIMVRTAESGL, from the coding sequence GTGAAGGCCGACCCGTTCGTCCAGCTCAGGCTGCTCGACCTCCAGGCGCTCGACAGCGCCCTCGACCGCCTCGCCCACAAGCGCAAGACGCTGCCGGAGATCGCCGAGATGGCCCGCCTCGAGGGGCTGGTCGACGCGCTGCGCGACGACCTCGTGCGCGCCGAGACCGAGGTGTCGGACCTGCAGCGCGACCTCACCAAGGTCGAGGCCGAGGTTGAGCAGGTCCGCGCCCGGCGCGCCCGCGACGAGGAGCGGCTCGCCTCCGGCGCCATCACGCAGCCCAAGCAGCTGCAGGACCTCGAGCACGAGGTCGCGACCCTCACCCGCCGTCAGTCCGACCTCGAGGACGGCGAGCTCGAGGTCATGGAGCGGCTCGAGGCCGCCCAGGCCGTCCTCGACGAGCACACCGCCGCGCGCAGCGGTCACCTCGCGGCGCGCTCGGAGGCCGAGGCCGCGCGCGACGTGGCCTTCGTCGAGATCGACGCCGACATCGTCCGCATCACGGCGGAGCGCGCCGAGATGGCCGCGACCTTCCCCGACGACCTGCTCGCGCTCTACGAGAAGATCCGCTCCGCCGAGGGTGGTGTCGGGGCGGGCGCGATCGGCCGCGGTGCCTGCGGCGGCTGCCGGCTCGACCTGATGGGCAACGAGAAAGCCGCGATCCGCGCGGCCGCCGTCGACGAGGTGCTGCGCCACGAGGAGTGCGGCCGCATCATGGTGCGGACCGCCGAGTCGGGTCTGTGA
- a CDS encoding Nif3-like dinuclear metal center hexameric protein, with product MSTLADVVAVLDGLYPPPWAEPWDAVGLVCGDPDQDVRRVLLAVDPVEATVTEALDGGYDLLLTHHPLYLKGTSSVAATTPKGRLVHRLISGGCALHVAHTNADVADPGVSDALAAAIGLVDLRPLQALPADPLDKLVVFVPTASRDALLDALAAAGAGAVGDYDRCAWTTTGTGTFRPLPGAVPTVGRVGEVAVVAEDRLELVLPRARRSAVVAALRAAHPYEEPAFDLLELAGLPGPRGLGRVGELPSPMALADFAEHVARSLPATAGGIRVAGGDGRAVSTVAVCGGSGDSLLGAAARSGAQAYLTADLRHHPASEAPEGLALLDAAHWATEHPWLTDAAVRLATAANVSTTVSTTVTDPWHMRSPQP from the coding sequence GTGAGCACCCTCGCCGACGTCGTGGCCGTCCTCGACGGGCTCTACCCCCCGCCGTGGGCGGAGCCCTGGGACGCCGTCGGCCTGGTCTGCGGCGACCCCGACCAGGACGTACGCCGGGTGCTGCTCGCCGTCGACCCCGTCGAGGCCACCGTCACCGAGGCGCTCGACGGTGGCTACGACCTGCTGCTCACCCACCACCCGCTCTACCTCAAGGGCACGTCGTCGGTCGCGGCGACGACCCCCAAGGGCCGGCTCGTCCACCGCCTCATCTCCGGTGGCTGCGCCCTGCACGTCGCGCACACCAACGCCGACGTCGCCGACCCCGGGGTCTCCGACGCGCTCGCCGCGGCGATCGGGCTGGTCGACCTGCGCCCGCTGCAGGCCCTGCCCGCGGACCCCCTCGACAAGCTCGTCGTCTTCGTCCCCACGGCGTCGCGCGACGCCCTGCTCGACGCGCTGGCCGCAGCGGGTGCCGGGGCGGTCGGCGACTACGACCGCTGCGCGTGGACGACGACGGGCACCGGCACCTTCCGGCCGCTGCCCGGGGCGGTGCCGACCGTCGGCCGGGTGGGGGAGGTGGCCGTCGTGGCGGAGGACCGCCTCGAGCTGGTGCTGCCGCGCGCCCGCCGGTCCGCTGTCGTCGCGGCGTTGCGGGCCGCGCACCCCTACGAGGAGCCGGCCTTCGACCTGCTCGAGCTGGCCGGGCTGCCCGGCCCCCGCGGCCTCGGCCGGGTGGGGGAGCTGCCGTCGCCGATGGCGCTCGCGGACTTCGCCGAGCACGTCGCCCGCAGCCTGCCTGCGACGGCCGGCGGCATCCGCGTCGCGGGCGGCGACGGCCGTGCTGTGAGCACCGTCGCGGTCTGCGGCGGGTCCGGCGACTCGCTGCTGGGGGCGGCCGCCCGCTCGGGTGCGCAGGCCTACCTCACCGCCGACCTGCGCCACCACCCGGCGAGCGAGGCGCCCGAGGGCCTCGCCCTGCTCGACGCCGCCCACTGGGCCACCGAGCACCCCTGGCTCACCGACGCCGCGGTGCGGCTCGCGACCGCCGCTAACGTGAGCACGACGGTCTCGACGACCGTGACCGACCCCTGGCACATGAGGAGCCCGCAGCCGTGA
- a CDS encoding response regulator has protein sequence MKARILVAEDDADHAFFTVRAFHDAHGAGVEIVTVKDGEEALDFLHRRGDYADAERPHLVVLDLKMPKVNGLEVLEAIKGDASLCTIPTVVLSSSDRPEDVRDSYERQANSYVTKPASLSGLREGVQQMARYWIDVSTLPEQDPAQRSR, from the coding sequence ATGAAAGCTCGAATCCTGGTTGCTGAGGATGACGCGGACCACGCCTTCTTCACGGTGCGGGCCTTCCACGACGCCCACGGCGCCGGCGTGGAGATCGTGACCGTCAAGGACGGCGAGGAGGCTCTGGACTTCCTGCACCGGAGGGGCGACTACGCCGACGCGGAGCGGCCCCACCTGGTGGTGCTGGACCTGAAGATGCCGAAGGTCAACGGACTCGAGGTGCTCGAGGCCATCAAGGGCGACGCGTCCCTGTGCACGATCCCGACGGTCGTGCTGTCGTCCTCGGATCGTCCGGAGGACGTCCGCGACAGCTACGAGCGCCAGGCCAACAGCTACGTCACCAAGCCCGCGAGCCTCAGCGGGCTGCGGGAGGGCGTGCAGCAGATGGCGCGCTACTGGATCGACGTCTCGACGCTGCCGGAGCAGGATCCTGCTCAGAGAAGCCGCTGA
- a CDS encoding HAMP domain-containing sensor histidine kinase, whose product MDGYSPELRAFLLAVSGIELIVCIAVVAVLARRWHRQRSAVTASVLSVYVVFALVLAMGFFTPEQPRGWGAFFVDVQICLLLLIPFLLAEFTWLLGGTGLWTHRLVVGLLVVQVLATLATPPLPEPGQPRPAWAQAFVALVVLAWNVQAFIAARGLWKLSRGQSSVVRNRLRTLSAGAILLALTLVVSGATGGTAASWVTVTISVLGLLSVLLYVLAFVAPWFLRVLWRQGDLAALSRAERGLMQALTRHDVAETIVPVLADAFGGSGAALLDGAGSVVRLSGSVDAEQIAAAHAAEAGDEQVSEPVLGVLTARLSSGWLVVTSGILAPAVGNDEAELLGRVATLVDLALQRVDLFEQERASREAAEAANEELETLLYSVSHDLRSPLISVLGYLDFLKQEYGDALTGEAPHYLERISVNAMYMQSLIADLLELSRIGRIEPDPQVVDLSGVAEEVCEGARLRAPQAHLEVVGDLPLITVSDVRVRQLLTNLVDNALKHGGRPTIRVTISLEPGQDGCFVLRVADDGRGVPVEYRARVLRVFERLNAPKSSTGTGIGLAICKRIAESLGGSVAVGGPADGDTTGTTVDISLPVHLLVSRTLPEPRDAATAAPKPAVEVAL is encoded by the coding sequence ATGGACGGCTACAGCCCGGAGCTGCGGGCCTTCCTCCTCGCCGTCAGCGGCATCGAACTCATCGTCTGCATCGCCGTGGTCGCGGTGTTGGCGCGCCGTTGGCATCGCCAGCGGTCGGCTGTGACCGCCTCAGTGCTCAGCGTCTACGTGGTGTTCGCGCTCGTGCTGGCGATGGGCTTCTTCACGCCGGAGCAACCGCGCGGCTGGGGGGCGTTCTTCGTCGATGTGCAGATCTGCCTGCTGCTGCTGATTCCGTTCCTGCTCGCCGAGTTCACCTGGTTGCTCGGGGGCACCGGGCTGTGGACGCATCGACTCGTCGTCGGCCTGCTGGTCGTGCAGGTCCTGGCGACCCTGGCGACGCCGCCGCTGCCAGAGCCGGGGCAGCCGCGGCCCGCGTGGGCCCAGGCCTTCGTCGCGCTCGTCGTCCTGGCGTGGAACGTGCAGGCGTTCATTGCGGCCCGGGGGCTGTGGAAGCTCAGCCGCGGCCAGTCGTCGGTCGTCCGCAACCGGCTGCGCACCCTGAGCGCGGGGGCGATCCTCCTGGCCCTCACGCTGGTCGTGTCGGGGGCGACTGGGGGGACCGCAGCGTCGTGGGTGACCGTGACGATTTCGGTCCTCGGCCTGCTCTCGGTCCTGCTCTACGTACTGGCCTTTGTGGCACCCTGGTTCTTGCGGGTGCTGTGGCGGCAGGGAGACCTCGCTGCGCTTTCCCGCGCCGAGCGAGGCCTCATGCAGGCTCTGACCCGGCACGACGTCGCCGAGACGATCGTGCCCGTGCTGGCCGATGCCTTCGGCGGCAGCGGGGCCGCGCTGCTGGACGGCGCGGGCAGCGTCGTACGACTGAGCGGCTCGGTGGACGCCGAGCAGATCGCGGCGGCCCACGCGGCCGAGGCCGGAGACGAGCAAGTCAGCGAGCCCGTGCTCGGGGTGCTGACGGCTCGGCTGAGCAGCGGCTGGCTGGTCGTGACCTCGGGGATCCTGGCTCCCGCGGTCGGCAATGACGAGGCCGAGCTCCTGGGGCGGGTAGCGACGCTCGTTGACCTCGCGTTGCAGCGGGTCGACCTCTTCGAGCAGGAACGCGCCAGCCGCGAGGCCGCCGAGGCCGCCAACGAGGAGCTCGAGACGCTGCTCTACAGCGTTTCCCACGACCTGCGCAGCCCGCTCATCTCGGTCCTGGGCTACCTGGACTTCCTCAAGCAGGAGTATGGCGATGCCCTGACAGGCGAGGCGCCGCACTACCTCGAGCGGATCAGTGTCAACGCGATGTACATGCAGAGCCTGATCGCTGACCTGCTCGAGCTGTCACGCATCGGCCGGATCGAACCCGATCCGCAGGTCGTCGACCTGAGCGGCGTAGCGGAGGAGGTCTGCGAGGGCGCCCGCCTGCGCGCGCCGCAGGCTCACCTGGAGGTCGTGGGTGACCTGCCCCTGATCACCGTGAGCGACGTGCGCGTCCGCCAGCTCCTCACCAACCTCGTCGACAACGCCCTCAAGCACGGCGGCCGGCCTACCATCCGCGTCACCATCAGCCTCGAGCCTGGCCAGGACGGGTGCTTCGTCCTCCGCGTCGCCGATGACGGACGCGGTGTGCCGGTCGAGTACCGCGCCCGTGTGCTGCGCGTGTTCGAGCGGCTGAACGCGCCGAAGTCGAGCACTGGCACCGGCATCGGGCTGGCGATCTGCAAGCGGATCGCCGAGAGCCTGGGCGGCTCGGTGGCGGTCGGCGGTCCTGCCGACGGTGACACCACGGGCACCACCGTCGACATCAGCTTGCCTGTGCACCTGCTCGTCTCCCGCACATTGCCCGAGCCCCGGGACGCTGCGACCGCAGCACCTAAGCCTGCTGTGGAGGTAGCGCTATGA
- a CDS encoding EAL domain-containing protein, whose protein sequence is MILLVEDDPDHAFLIRRQLAEHDLGRRELVHLTTAAAAALRLAAGDVACVILDLSLPDAKGMEGLNVLRAVDPAVPIVVLTGLDSETVGLNALKMGAQDYLVKGQHATDSLGRSVMFAMERARRQQSERTQLQLGTRLAVREAQLSEAQRLARLGSWEWDLVSGYVAWSQELLRLTGLPEAQGEAAFEAYLGLVLAHERRSVARLFTPAEAGQTPIVVRHRIDPVNGPTRWVLGHMTAAAWDDGGLVTRILGTMQDITEQKTAEDRLAHQALHDGLTGLVNRGVLLDRLTRVLSRSRGDASLVAVIFLDLDQFKWINDSHSHLAGDHLLIEVARRLEQAVRPSDTLARFGGDEFVVLCERLQVESEVLELAERMGAILAEPFVLSGGSPTGGEVVTVTASMGVATAQPGSGAVAELLVRDADIAMYRAKELGRSRFEIFDEAMRERATSRLRTQKDLSRALKANELEVHFQPVVDMATGQMTGSEALVRWQHPERGLLLPDSFIPVAEESGLIVALGAFVLERACQVTAMWNATRQTPLTVAVNLSARQLNHPDLVAVVGAALRRTGLPSELLGLEVTETVVMEDPQASGRLLQELRSLGVSVAIDDFGTGYSSLAYLHALPLDQLKVDRSFVQAMSENGVGMAITSAIVALAKGLDLSVLAEGVETVEQRDLLIHLGVTSAQGWLWGRAVPAHECGWAQQPPLSVQLEGAATAVPQARKPAAPVSNGAS, encoded by the coding sequence GTGATACTGCTCGTCGAGGACGACCCAGACCACGCCTTCCTCATCCGCCGTCAGCTGGCCGAGCACGACCTGGGTCGCCGCGAGCTGGTCCACCTCACCACCGCGGCCGCCGCGGCACTGCGCCTGGCCGCCGGCGATGTCGCCTGCGTGATCCTGGACCTCTCGCTGCCGGACGCCAAGGGCATGGAGGGCCTCAACGTGCTGCGGGCGGTCGACCCGGCGGTCCCGATCGTCGTCCTGACCGGCCTCGACAGCGAGACGGTCGGGTTGAACGCGCTGAAGATGGGCGCGCAGGACTACCTCGTCAAGGGCCAGCACGCGACAGACTCCCTCGGTCGCTCGGTGATGTTCGCGATGGAGCGCGCTCGTCGCCAGCAGTCCGAGCGCACCCAGCTGCAGCTGGGCACCCGGCTGGCCGTGCGTGAGGCGCAGCTGTCCGAGGCGCAGCGGCTTGCCCGGCTGGGCAGCTGGGAGTGGGACCTGGTCTCCGGTTACGTGGCCTGGTCGCAGGAGCTCCTGCGCCTCACGGGTCTCCCCGAGGCACAGGGCGAAGCGGCCTTCGAGGCCTACCTCGGCCTCGTCCTTGCCCACGAGCGTCGGAGCGTGGCGCGCCTGTTCACGCCGGCGGAGGCCGGACAGACCCCGATCGTCGTCCGTCACCGCATCGATCCGGTGAACGGCCCGACCCGCTGGGTGCTGGGGCACATGACGGCGGCGGCGTGGGACGACGGCGGCCTCGTCACCCGGATCCTCGGCACGATGCAGGACATCACCGAGCAGAAGACCGCAGAGGACCGCCTCGCGCACCAGGCGCTGCACGACGGGTTGACCGGCCTCGTCAACCGCGGAGTGCTCCTCGACCGGCTCACCCGGGTGCTCTCGCGGTCGCGCGGCGATGCCTCTCTGGTGGCGGTCATCTTTCTCGACCTCGACCAGTTCAAGTGGATCAACGACAGTCACAGCCACCTGGCCGGTGACCACCTGCTCATCGAGGTGGCGCGCAGGCTCGAGCAGGCTGTGCGCCCCAGTGACACGCTGGCCCGGTTCGGAGGAGACGAGTTCGTCGTCCTGTGCGAGCGGCTGCAGGTCGAGTCCGAGGTCCTCGAGCTGGCCGAGCGGATGGGGGCAATTCTCGCCGAGCCGTTCGTCCTCAGTGGCGGCTCGCCCACCGGCGGCGAGGTCGTGACGGTGACCGCCAGCATGGGCGTGGCCACCGCCCAGCCAGGGTCCGGCGCGGTGGCCGAGCTGTTGGTCCGGGACGCGGACATCGCGATGTACCGCGCCAAGGAGCTGGGTCGGTCTCGGTTCGAGATCTTCGATGAGGCCATGCGCGAGCGCGCGACGTCCCGTCTGCGCACGCAGAAGGACCTCAGCAGGGCGCTGAAGGCCAACGAGCTCGAGGTCCACTTCCAACCGGTCGTGGACATGGCCACCGGCCAGATGACGGGCTCGGAAGCGCTCGTGCGCTGGCAGCACCCCGAGCGCGGCCTGCTGCTGCCGGACTCGTTCATCCCGGTCGCCGAGGAGTCGGGACTCATCGTCGCGCTCGGCGCTTTCGTGCTCGAACGCGCCTGTCAGGTGACGGCGATGTGGAACGCCACTCGCCAGACCCCCCTGACGGTGGCGGTCAACCTGTCCGCCCGACAGCTCAACCATCCGGACCTCGTCGCTGTGGTCGGAGCGGCGCTGCGCCGCACCGGGTTGCCGTCTGAGCTGCTGGGCCTCGAGGTCACCGAGACCGTGGTCATGGAAGACCCCCAGGCCAGCGGACGCTTGCTGCAGGAGCTGCGCAGCCTCGGGGTCTCCGTCGCCATCGACGACTTCGGCACCGGCTACTCCTCGCTCGCCTACCTGCACGCCTTACCGCTCGACCAGCTCAAGGTGGACCGCTCGTTCGTCCAGGCCATGAGCGAAAACGGAGTCGGGATGGCCATCACCTCTGCCATCGTGGCGCTGGCCAAGGGCCTCGACCTGTCCGTGCTGGCCGAGGGGGTTGAGACGGTGGAGCAGCGCGACCTGCTCATCCACCTCGGGGTGACCTCCGCGCAGGGTTGGCTCTGGGGGCGTGCTGTCCCCGCGCACGAGTGCGGATGGGCGCAGCAGCCACCCTTGTCCGTCCAGCTGGAAGGCGCTGCTACTGCCGTGCCTCAAGCCCGCAAACCCGCGGCCCCCGTGTCGAACGGAGCCTCGTGA
- a CDS encoding arginase family protein, with protein sequence MVLLGGDNAVTRPALRTPLPDLSTVGLLTLDAHHDVRGFHGGPTNGTPVRGLIEDGLLGAHVVQVGIGDLTNSRAYRTWCDEQAHLRGLVVGLRQLPVSPPSCDQFVPWCKGLGAFILDGEGGCARVRREQAR encoded by the coding sequence GTGGTGCTGCTCGGAGGCGACAACGCGGTGACCCGTCCGGCTCTGAGGACCCCGCTGCCTGACCTCTCCACCGTCGGGCTGCTCACGCTCGATGCCCACCACGACGTACGCGGCTTCCACGGCGGGCCGACCAACGGCACCCCGGTGCGGGGCCTGATCGAGGACGGTCTGCTCGGGGCTCACGTGGTGCAGGTCGGGATCGGAGACCTCACCAACTCACGGGCCTACCGCACCTGGTGCGACGAGCAGGCTCACCTGCGCGGGCTTGTTGTGGGACTACGCCAGTTGCCAGTAAGTCCTCCTTCTTGTGATCAGTTCGTGCCATGGTGCAAAGGATTAGGTGCGTTCATCCTCGACGGCGAGGGCGGCTGCGCTCGCGTCAGAAGAGAGCAGGCACGTTGA
- a CDS encoding SGNH/GDSL hydrolase family protein has protein sequence MGRERGRQRDRQAGRLPVLPVLLVAALLGLPTATSRPAVADAPVHALVVGDSILEGVGAKPRRPVMARVAARRLGWTIDVDGVGGTGYVNEGPRPGSTYGERLARRYLTSYDVVVVEGGHNDWRADPELVAARVREVVALVRDRAPDAELVLIGAYDPPGVRLRGPVDGVVASVADELDVPFASPITEGWAEGLPRRFLSGDRLHPSTWGYGVLGERFALALDALTEAPTSGT, from the coding sequence ATGGGACGCGAGAGGGGGCGCCAGCGGGACCGCCAGGCAGGGCGGCTCCCCGTCCTTCCGGTGCTGCTCGTGGCGGCGCTGCTCGGGCTGCCCACCGCGACGTCGCGCCCGGCTGTCGCCGACGCACCGGTGCACGCGCTCGTCGTCGGCGACAGCATCCTTGAGGGCGTCGGCGCGAAGCCGCGCCGACCGGTGATGGCCCGCGTCGCGGCGCGCCGGCTCGGCTGGACCATCGATGTGGACGGCGTCGGCGGCACCGGCTACGTCAACGAGGGTCCGCGACCGGGCAGCACCTACGGCGAGCGCCTGGCGCGCAGGTACCTCACGTCGTACGACGTGGTCGTGGTCGAGGGCGGGCACAACGACTGGCGGGCCGATCCGGAGCTGGTCGCTGCGCGGGTCCGCGAGGTCGTCGCGCTGGTGCGCGACCGCGCGCCCGACGCCGAGCTCGTGCTCATCGGCGCCTACGACCCGCCGGGGGTGCGGCTGCGCGGGCCCGTCGACGGGGTCGTGGCGTCGGTGGCCGACGAGCTCGACGTGCCCTTCGCCTCACCGATCACCGAGGGATGGGCCGAGGGGCTGCCGCGCCGCTTCCTGTCCGGCGACCGGCTGCACCCGTCGACCTGGGGCTACGGCGTGCTCGGCGAGCGGTTCGCCCTCGCGCTCGACGCCCTGACCGAGGCGCCTACCTCGGGAACGTGA